Proteins co-encoded in one Phycodurus eques isolate BA_2022a chromosome 14, UOR_Pequ_1.1, whole genome shotgun sequence genomic window:
- the sptb gene encoding spectrin beta chain, erythrocytic isoform X2 translates to MSSPCLLRAAPVSQPRLRNVRISLKAASKIQDAKDARYPPADDDAPVRSRSTPPVHRALRRAPGGRGKRQQQHRPETNGTLPGLAPAPSPAPSRQRPVHPSPSSSSSSSSLSARGMKRARWLSSSASNIYFNSILDGRFRQLQDEREAVQKKTFTKWVNSILSRLSCRICDLYLDLRDGRMLIKLLEILSGERLPKPTKGRMRIHCLENVDKALQFLKEQRVHLENMGSHDIVDGNHRLILGLIWTIILRFQIQDIVVETGQADQKETRSAKDALLLWCQMKTAGYSSVNITNFTTSWKDGMAFNALIHKHRPDLVDFNQLKRSNPTHNLQNAFNVAEKQLGVTKLLDPEDVFTENPDEKSIITYVVAFYHYFSKMKQLAVEGKRVGKVLDHSIATEKMVNKYETLASELLAWIEQTVLVLNNRKLANSLSGVQQQLQAFNTYRTVEKPPKFQEKGNLEVLLFTIQSRMRTNNQRVYTPKEGALVADINRAWERLERAEHERERVLRDELIRQEKLEQMARRFDRKAAMRETWLLENQRLVAQDNFGYDLSAVEAAKKKHDAIETDIAAYEERVQALVDISGELEAERYHDAKRVDARKDNVLRLWDYLQELLKARRGRLDKNLTLQRIFQEMLYIIGWMDDMKVRLLSPDIGKHLLEVEDLLQKHALLENDTALQADRVQNASAAALTFANGESYKPCDPQVIRDRVEHLELCYQELRALAVQRRAQLTQSRRFWSFLWEAAELESWIKEKENIFSSLDYGKDLTSVLLLQSKHKAFEDELGARQVNLRQVLTEGGEMIRDDHFGSPKIRECTDGVERQWRQLEDLAAFRKQNLQDTQRFFQFQGDADELTAWLLDAKRQMSGDDAGHDEYTTRRLLRRHDDLRNETGKTAAAVDALSSQANALPEELLNTPDIQRRLKDIKDLFMELMSLADVRQKKLDDAMALYTIFSETDACELWMGQKETWLVDLEVPDKLEDLEVVQNRLSILAQDMANVQSRVDEVNKAVKQLEDSRHPRIKEVKECQMRLNKRWAAFKATVDDKKRKVDSAVSLHNYGLECDETAAWIRDKTRVIESTQDLGNDLAAVMTIQRKLYGMERDLAAIDSKLDLLRADADRLATEQPENAPGILDRRAELDAAWDELQKTLKDREDSLGEVSKLQIFLQDLDDFQSWLFRAQKAVASEEMPASLPEAEEQLSLHDAVRDDIDNHEEDYRGIKDTGARVTSGQENDPQYWELEQTLGGLDRGWYELQKMWDRRKTFLEQGLGFQQFLRDGKAVEAILNNQEYTLAHVDKPDTLAGAEQALKNHEGFVSTMEANEDKIDGALQAGRRLVDDDNLYAGKVQDKTESIGDRHNKNKARAREVSEKLRDNRDLQHFLQNAQDLTLWINEKMLTAQDTSYDEARNLHSKWLKHQAFMAELASNKDWLDKVDQEGQELTASKPESEPVVRERLAAVHQLWDMLESTTQEKARLLFDANRSELLDQSLADIRKWLGELRQQLQSAGGEDVRDLTNANILLKKHQAMENQVRDRARELEELQEALRTHGGGGRDERDEELEQQSLQAQFQQLTAPLAQRRGKLEEARAVHQFYRDLADELLWIEERMPLALLQDHGSDLQTVQMLLKRNGTLQREIEGHEPRVDEVLERGRRMAAAAAAGDEGPGGPEAGRLAGQLRELEEAWARLRAQMTRRKERLDASRWAEQFCNDADEAQAWIGEQELYMIAEEKPKDEQSAVLSLKRHNIAKQAVDDYADSIRNLSQRAQNMLTEEHPDGEKIIRRQGQVDKQYAGLSELAEDRRRKLEHACRHFLLSREADDLEQWISELDVAASSQEMGQDLDHVTLLRDKFREFARETGAQGQERVDAVNRTIDELIEAGHGEAVAVAEWKDAINESWADLLELIDTRAQLLNASYELLKYFDDAKELVVQIQDKQKELPEDVGEDFSKAETFHRMHAAFERDITSLGKQVEQLQETAARLRAQYAGERVDAIQAQERAAAEAWKALLDACDGRRRRLLDTARKFRFFAMARDLTAWMESVARQIDTQEKPRDVSSVELLQKYHQGIRSEIEARGVKFTECSDAGAALLAREHRDSAEIREKMTQLRDKREEMMLQWDDRWDWLRLLLEVCQFARDASVAEAWLAAQEPYVGSEELGRSLGDVEKLLKRHEAFEKSTAAWEERFSALERLTTLELLELRKQQQQEEMERLEREQQRYHQESRRDDTGFTESSQLFTVEEETVSGAVEPSSGIPEAASPAGSEMKGSGSPGLEASISAAAAEEPPEAPRAWTVLQEGMLGRKHDVGGSGKKASNRSWNNLYCVLRPGQLSAYKDAKSSAHGATFHSEEPLPLGNASWELLTNYKKKKHVAKLRLADGSEYLFQCKDEEDLQHWSQAMARALQSPADEEQAADGEPSSAARTQSLPPPASASKKDKEKKFSRFAKKK, encoded by the exons ACGAGCGCGAGGCGGTCCAGAAGAAGACGTTCACCAAATGGGTCAACTCCATCCTGTCTCGGCTCAGCTGCCGCATCTGCGACCTCTACTTGGACCTGCGTGACGGACGGATGCTCATCAAGCTCCTGGAGATCTTGTCTGGCGAACGGCTG CCCAAACCCACCAAGGGCAGGATGCGCATCCACTGTCTGGAGAATGTGGACAAGGCACTGCAGTTCCTCAAGGAGCAGCGCGTCCACCTGGAGAATATGGGCTCGCACGACATCGTCGACGGCAACCACCGCCTCATCCTCGGCCTCATCTGGACGATCATCCTCCGCTTCCAG ATCCAAGACATCGTCGTGGAGACCGGCCAGGCCGACCAGAAGGAGACGCGCTCGGCCAAGGACGCTCTTCTTCTGTGGTGTCAGATGAAGACGGCGGG TTATTCCAGCGTGAACATCACAAACTTCACCACAAGTTGGAAAGACGGCATGGCCTTCAATGCGCTCATACACAAACACCG ACCAGATCTGGTGGACTTCAACCAGCTGAAGAGGTCCAACCCGACGCACAACCTCCAGAACGCCTTCAACGTGGCCGAGAAGCAGCTGGGCGTCACCAAGCTTTTGGACCCGGAGGACGTGTTCACGGAGAACCCGGACGAGAAGTCCATCATCACGTACGTGGTGGCCTTCTACCACTATTTCTCCAAGATGAAGCAGCTGGCCGTGGAGGGCAAGCGGGTGGGCAAAGTCCTGGACCACTCCATCGCCACGGAGAAGATGGTGAACAAGTACGAGACTTTGGCGTCGGAGCTGCTGGCCTGGATCGAGCAGACCGTCCTGGTGCTCAACAACCGCAAACTGGCCAACTCGCTGTCGGGCGTCCAGCAGCAGCTGCAGGCCTTCAACACCTACCGGACAGTGGAGAAGCCGCCCAA GTTCCAGGAGAAAGGCAACCTGGAGGTGCTGCTCTTTACCATCCAGAGTCGCATGAGGACCAACAACCAGAGGGTCTACACGCCCAAAGAGGGAGCGCTGGTCGCCGATATCAACAGG GCCTGGGAGCGACTGGAGCGCGCCGAGCACGAGCGCGAGCGAGTACTGAGGGACGAGCTGATTCGCCAGGAGAAGCTGGAGCAGATGGCGAGACGATTTGACCGCAAGGCAGCCATGAGGGAGACGTGGCTTCTGGAGAACCAGCGATTGGTAGCTCAG GACAACTTCGGTTACGACCTTTCGGCGGTGGAGGCGGCCAAGAAGAAGCACGACGCCATCGAGACGGACATCGCAGCCTATGAGGAGCGTGTCCAGGCCCTGGTGGACATCTCCGGAGAGCTGGAGGCCGAGCGCTATCACGACGCCAAGAGGGTGGACGCCCGCAAGGACAACGTCCTGCGCCTGTGGGACTACCTGCAGGAGCTGCTGAAGGCCCGCCGGGGGCGTCTGGACAAGAACCTGACGCTACAGAGGATCTTCCAGGAGATGCTCTACATCATcggctggatggatgacatGAAG GTTCGTCTGCTGTCTCCTGACATTGGGAAACATTTGTTGGAAGTGGAAGACTTGTTACAGAAACACGCTTTACTGGAGAACGACACCGCCCTGCAAGCAGACCGCGTCCAGAACGCCAGTGCTGCTGCCCTCACATTTGCCAACGGAGAGA GTTACAAGCCGTGCGATCCTCAGGTGATCCGAGATCGGGTGGAGCACCTGGAGCTCTGCTACCAAGAGCTCCGGGCCCTGGCCGTCCAGCGCCGGGCCCAGCTGACGCAGTCTCGTCGCTTCTGGAGCTTCTTGTGGGAGGCGGCGGAGCTGGAGAGCTGGATCAAGGAGAAGGAGAACATCTTCTCCTCGTTGGACTACGGCAAGGACCTGACCAGCGTGCTGCTTCTCCAGAGCAAGCACAAAGCCTTTGAGGACGAGCTGGGTGCCCGCCAAGTCAACCTGCGACAG GTTCTAACCGAGGGCGGCGAGATGATCCGGGACGACCACTTCGGTTCGCCGAAGATCCGAGAGTGCACGGATGGCGTCGAGAGGCAATGGCGGCAGCTGGAGGATCTGGCGGCCTTCCGGAAACAGAACCTCCAGGACACGCAGAGGTTTTTCCAGTTCCAAGGGGACGCCGACGAACTCACGGCCTGGCTGCTGGACGCCAAGCGGCAGATGAGCGGCGACGACGCAGGTCACGACGAGTACACCACCCGGCGGCTCCTGCGACGCCACGACGACCTCCGTAACGAGACGGGCAAGACGGCCGCCGCCGTGGACGCGCTGTCCAGCCAGGCCAACGCGTTGCCCGAGGAGCTGCTGAACACGCCCGACATCCAGCGTCGCCTCAAAGACATCAAGGACCTCTTCATGGAGCTCATGTCTCTGGCCGACGTCAGGCAGAAGAAGCTGGATGACGCCATGGCGCTGTACACCATCTTCAGCGAGACGGACGCCTGCGAGCTCTGGATGGGCCAGAAGGAGACTTGGCTGGTGGATTTGGAGGTGCCCGACAAGCTGGAAGACCTGGAAGTGGTCCAGAATAG GTTGAGCATTCTGGCTCAGGATATGGCAAATGTTCAGTCGAGAGTGGATGAAGTCAATAAGGCGGTCAAACAACTGGAGGACAGCAGACACCCTCGCATCAAAGAGGTCAAGGAATGCCAGATGAGACTGAAtaaaag GTGGGCCGCCTTCAaggccacggtggacgacaagAAGAGGAAGGTGGACTCTGCGGTAAGCCTGCACAACTACGGACTGGAGTGCGACGAGACTGCAGCATGGATCCGTGACAAGACGCGCGTCATCGAGTCCACGCAGGACCTGGGCAACGACCTGGCCGCCGTCATGACCATCCAGAGGAAGCTGTACGGCATGGAGCGCGACTTGGCCGCCATCGACTCCAAACTCGATCTCCTGAGGGCCGACGCCGACCGGTTGGCGACGGAGCAACCGGAGAACGCGCCCGGCATCCTCGACCGCCGGGCCGAGCTGGACGCGGCCTGGGACGAGCTCCAAAAGACCCTGAAAGACCGCGAGGACTCGTTGGGTGAAGTCAGTAAGCTGCAGATATTCCtgcaggacctggacgacttccAGTCCTGGCTTTTCAGAGCTCAGAAGGCCGTGGCCTCGGAGGAGATGCCCGCCTCGCTGCCCGAGGCTGAGGAGCAGCTGAGCCTCCATGACGCCGTGCGCGACGACATCGACAACCACGAGGAGGACTATCGCGGCATCAAGGACACCGGTGCGCGGGTCACCAGCGGTCAAGAGAACGACCCCCAGTACTGGGAGCTGGAGCAGACGCTCGGTGGTCTGGACCGAGGCTGGTACGAGCTCCAGAAGATGTGGGACCGACGCAAGACCTTCTTGGAGCAGGGCTTGGGCTTCCAGCAGTTCTTAAGGGACGGCAAGGCGGTCGAGGCCATCCTCAACAACCAG gagtACACGCTGGCCCACGTGGACAAGCCCGACACGCTGGCCGGGGCCGAGCAGGCCCTGAAGAACCACGAGGGCTTCGTCAGCACCATGGAAGCCAATGAGGACAAGATCGATGGCGCCCTCCAGGCGGGCAGGCGGCTGGTGGACGACGACAACTTGTATGCGGGGAAAGTGCAAGACAAAACGGAGTCCATCGGTGACCG gcacaacaaaaacaaagcgagAGCCCGGGAGGTGTCGGAGAAGCTGCGAGACAACCGAGACCTGCAGCACTTCTTACAGAACGCTCAAGAT CTGACTCTGTGGATCAACGAGAAGATGCTGACCGCTCAGGACACGTCGTACGACGAGGCCCGGAACCTGCACAGCAAGTGGCTGAAGCATCAGGCCTTCATGGCCGAGTTGGCCTCCAACAAGGACTGGCTGGACAAAGTGGACCAG GAGGGCCAGGAGCTGACGGCTTCCAAGCCCGAGTCGGAACCGGTGGTGCGGGAGCGCCTGGCCGCCGTCCACCAGTTGTGGGATATGTTGGAGTCCACCACGCAGGAGAAGGCCCGGCTGCTGTTCGACGCCAACCGCTCTGAGCTTTTGGACCAGAGCCTGGCCGATATCAGGAAGTGGCTGGGCGAGCTGCGGCAGCAGCTGCAGAGCGCCGGCGGCGAAGACGTCAGGGACCTGACAAACGCGAACATCCTGCTGAAGAAACACCAG GCGATGGAGAACCAAGTACGTGATCGCGCCCGGGAGCTGGAGGAGCTCCAGGAGGCTCTCAGGACgcacggcggcggcgggcgggACGAACGGGACGAAGAGCTGGAACAGCAGAGTCTCCAGGCGCAGTTCCAGCAGCTGACGGCACCCCTGGCCCAGCGCAGGGGCAAGCTGGAGGAGGCCAGGGCCGTGCACCAGTTCTACAGGGATCTGGCTGACGAGCTG CTGTGGATTGAAGAGAGAATGCCGCTGGCGCTGTTGCAAGATCACGGCAGCGACCTGCAAACTGTGCAGATGCTGCTCAAGAGGAACGGG ACGCTGCAGAGAGAAATCGAGGGCCACGAGCCCCGCGTGGACGAGGTGCTGGAGCGAGGACGCAggatggcggcggcggcggcggcgggcgacGAGGGGCCGGGAGGTCCCGAGGCCGGGCGGCTCGCCGGGCAGCTGCGCGAGCTGGAGGAGGCGTGGGCGCGGCTGCGGGCGCAGATGACCCGCCGGAAGGAGAGGCTGGACGCGTCGCGCTGGGCGGAGCAGTTCTGCAACGACGCCGACGAGGCCCAAGCGTGGATTGGCGAGCAGGAGCTCTACATGATCGCTGAGGAAAAGCCCAAG GACGAGCAGAGCGCCGTGTTGAGTCTGAAGCGTCACAACATCGCCAAGCAGGCCGTGGACGACTACGCCGACTCCATCCGCAATCTGTCACAGCGAGCTCAGAACATGTTGACGGAGGAACATCCCGACGG CGAGAAGATCATCCGGCGTCAGGGCCAAGTGGACAAGCAGTACGCCGGGCTGAGCGAGCTGGCCGAGGACCGGCGCAGGAAGCTGGAGCACGCGTGCCGCCATTTCCTGCTCAGCCGCGAGGCGGACGACCTGGAGCAGTGGATCTCCGAGCTCGACGTGGCCGCGTCCTCGCAGGAGATGGGCCAGGACCTGGACCACGTCACG CTTCTGAGGGACAAGTTCCGCGAGTTTGCGCGTGAGACGGGCGCGCAGGGTCAGGAGCGCGTGGACGCCGTCAACCGGACCATCGACGAGCTGATCGAGGCGGGCCACGGCGAGGCGGTGGCCGTGGCCGAGTGGAAGGACGCCATCAACGAGAGCTGGGCCGACCTCCTGGAGCTCATCGACACGCGCGCTCAGCTGCTCAACGCCTCCTACGAGCTGCTCAA GTACTTTGACGACGCCAAGGAGCTGGTGGTCCAGATCCAGGACAAGCAGAAAGAGCTTCCCGAAGACGTGGGCGAGGACTTCAGCAAAGCCGAAACCTTCCACAGGATGCACGCCGCCTTCGAACGCGACATAACATCCCTGGGAAAGCAG GTCGAGCAGCTCCAGGAGACGGCGGCGAGGCTGCGAGCTCAGTACGCCGGCGAGCGGGTCGACGCCATCCAGGCGCAGGAGCGAGCGGCCGCCGAGGCCTGGAAAGCTTTGCTGGACGCCTGCGACGGGCGCCGCAGGCGACTGCTGGACACGGCCCGCAAGTTCCGCTTCTTCGCCATGGCGCGAGACCTCACGGCCTGGATGGAGAGCGTCGCGCGGCAGATCGACACCCAGGAGAAGCCGCG GGACGTGTCCTCGGTGGAGCTTCTGCAGAAGTATCATCAGGGCATCCGCTCTGAGATCGAGGCGCGGGGCGTCAAGTTCACGGAATGCAGCGACGCGGGCGCGGCCCTGCTGGCGCGCGAGCACCGAGACTCGGCCGAG ATCCGAGAGAAGATGACGCAGCTGCGGGACAAACGTGAGGAGATGATGCTCCAGTGGGACGACCGTTGGGACTGGCTGCGACTTT TGTTGGAGGTGTGCCAGTTTGCACGCGACGCCTCGGTGGCCGAGGCCTGGCTGGCGGCTCAGGAGCCGTACGTCGGCAGCGAGGAGCTCGGCCGGTCGCTGGGCGACGTGGAGAAGCTGCTCAAGCGGCACGAGGCCTTCGAGAAGTCCACCGCCGCCTGGGAGGAGCGCTTCTCGGCCCTGGAACGCCTCACCACC TTGGAGCTGTTGGAGCTgaggaagcagcagcagcaggaggagatGGAGCGATTGGAACGAGAACAGCAGCGCTACCATCAAGAAAGCAG GAGAGACGATACTGGCTTCACTGAATCTTCGCAACTCTTCACGGTGGAGGAAGAAACTGTG TCCGGAGCGGTCGAGCCCAGTTCGGGCATCCCCGAGGCGGCGTCGCCCGCCGGGTCTGAGATGAAGGGGAGCGGCTCGCCGGGGTTGGAGGCGTCCAtctcggcggcggcggccgaggAGCCCCCCGAGGCGCCGCGTGCTTGGACGGTGCTGCAGGAGGGCATGCTGGGACGCAAGCACGACGTGGGGGGTTCTGGGAAGAAGGCCTCCAATAG GTCGTGGAACAACCTGTACTGCGTTCTGAGACCCGGTCAGCTGTCGGCCTACAAAGACGCCAAAAGCTCCGCCCACGGCGCCACGTTTCACAGCGAGGAACCGCTGCCCCTGGGCAACGCCAGCTGGGAGCTGCTGACCAActacaagaagaagaagcacgTGGCCAAACTACG TCTTGCGGATGGCAGTGAATATTTGTTCCAGTGTAAAGATGAG GAGGACCTGCAACATTGGAGCCAGGCCATGGCGAGGGCCCTTCAATCGCCCGCGGACGAAGAACAGGCGGCGGACGGGGAGCCGTCCTCGGCGGCCAGAACCCAAAGTCTGCCCCCGCCGGCCTCCGCCTCCAAGAAAGACAAGGAGAAGAAGTTCAGCCGCTTTGCCAAGAAGAAGTGA